In Desulfofustis limnaeus, the genomic stretch CTCTTCCGGTACCACCGGGAAACCGACGGTTGTCGGCTACACCAAAAAGGACATCGATACCTGGGCCTCGCTGATGGCCCGGGCACTGGCCTGTGCCGGCGCTACCAGTGGTGACATGGTACACAACGCCTACGGCTACGGTCTGTTCACCGGCGGTCTGGGGGCCCATTACGGCGCCGAGAAACTGGGGGCCACCGTTATTCCGGTGTCCGGCGGCAACACCAAACGCCAGATCACCATCATGAAGGATTTCGGCTCCACGGTCCTACTCTCCACCCCGTCCTACGCCCTGAACCTGGCCGAGACGATGGACGAGATGGGGATCGATCCACAGGAATTGTCGCTGCGGGTCGGCATCTTCGGCGCCGAACCGTGGAGCGAAAACATGCGCGAAGAGGTGGAGCGCAAGCTGAACCTGAAGGCGGTCGATATCTACGGGCTGTCCGAGGTCATCGGTCCGGGCGTGGCCATGGAGTGTCTGCAGACTACCAAAGGCATGCATATCTTCGAGGACCACTTTCTCCCTGAAATCATCGATCCGGCCACCGGCGAGGTGCTGCCCCCCGGCCAGCAGGGCGAACTGGTCTTCACCACGCTGACCAAGGAGGCCTTCCCGATCATCCGCTACCGCACCAAGGATATCTCCAGCCTCTGTTATGACACCTGCGAGTGCGGCCGGACCCTGGTGCGGATGGGCAAGGTGACCGGGCGCACCGACGACATGTTGATCATCAGGGGAGTCAACGTCTTCCCGTCCCAGGTCGAGCATGTCCTGGTCGGTATCGAAGGCGTCGAGCCGCATTACCAGATCGTCGTCGAACGGGAAGGGTCGATGGATACCATGACGGTCGAGGTGGAGATCAGCGACCGGATCTTCAGTGACGAGGTCAAGCAGATCGAGCAGCTGACACACCGGATCACTGCCGACATCAAGGATATCCTCGGCGTCACCTGTCGGGTCAAGTTGGTCAACCCGCGGGCCATCCAGCGGAGCGAAGGCAAGGCGCAGCGGGTCATCGACAAGCGGAAAATCTGATTTCGGGAGAAACAGCCATGCGGGTACAGCAGATAGCGGTCTTTTTGGAAAACAAATCGGGACGGTTGGCTGAGATCACCTCGATTCTGGCGGAAAACGGCATCAACATCCGGGCACTCTCGGTTGCCGATACCGCTGATTTCGGCATTCTGCGTCTCATTGTCGACAAGGTGGACCTGGCCGAACAAGCCCTTCGGGCCGGCGGCTTCACCGTTGGTAAAACCAACGTCATCGCGGTCGAAGTGCCGGATCGGACGGGTGGCCTGGCATCGGTGCTGAAGAGCATCAAAGAGGCCAGCCTCAACGTTGAGTATATGTACGCCTTTGTCAACAAGACCGGGGAGAATGCCGTACTGATCTTCCGTTTTGAAGAGATGGATCGAGCCATCGAGACCTTGCTCAAGGATGGCTTCACCATCCTCGAGAGTCAGCAGATCTATAATTTGTAGGAACTGGTTGCGACCGGCGTCAGCCGGTTTGGCCGGGACCCCGTCGGACACCGGTGCCGGCCGGCAACAGCGATCGGGCTGTCGACACGATGGTCCGGTTGATACTCCCGGCGTCCGACTGGCAGTGAGGGCCCTGCCGGTCATCAGCAACGAACGGCAGGCAGCGTCCGGGCTGTGCGTGCTGCCGTTCAACAGCAGGAGGGGAATGAGATGAAAGGGTATCGTTTGATCTGGGTCGTTGTGATCCTGGGCTTGCTTGGTGCTCCGGCGGTTATGGCCGAAACCTTGAAGGTCGGGGCCATCCTCGCCGTTACCGGGCCGGCTGCCTTTCTCGGCGGGCCGGAAGCGCGGACCATCGAGATGCTGGCCGATGAGGTCAACCAGGCCGGCGGCATCAACGGCCACAAGCTGGAGTTGATCATCAAGGACTCCGGGGGCAGCCCGGAAAAGGCCATCTCGTTTGCCAAGCAACTGATCGAGGAAGAGCGGGTAGTGGCGGTACTCGGCCCGTCCACCTCCGGTGAGTCGATGGCGGTGAAGAAAATCTTCGAAGAGAGTCAGACACCGCTGCTCTCCTGCGCCGCTGCCGAAGTGATCGTCAACCCGGTGGGTCGCTACGTGTTCAAGACCCCGCAGAGCGACTCGTTTGCCGTCAAGCGCATCTTCATGACCATGCAGGACCTGGGAATCAGCAAGATTGCGGTCTTGGCCGGAAATACCGGCTTCGGCAAAGCGGGCAAGGAACAACTGCTGGCCATTGCCCCGACCATGGGCGTCGAGGTGGTGGAAGAGGAAGTCTACGACAAAGATGCCAACGACTTGTCGGCAGTGATCGCAAAACTCAAGGCCAACAAGGATGTACAGGCAGTGGTCAACTGGTCGATCGTGCCGGCCCAGGCCATTGTGGCCAAGAATATGCGCCAGGCCGGATGGGATGTGCCGCTCTTCCAGAGCCACGGTTTCGGCAATATCAAGTACGTGGAAGCAGCCGGTGCCGCCGCCGAGGGGATTATCTTCCCGGCCGGCCGATTGCTGATCGCCGATAAGCTGCCGGCCGATCACCCGCAAAAAGAGCTGTTGACCACCTACAAGGCTGATTATGAAAGCCGTTACCAGGAGCAGGCCTCGACCTTCGGTGGTCACGCCTACGATGCCTTTATCATTCTCAAAGCGGCCATCGTCAACGGCGGCACCGACCAGGAGTCGATTCGCGACGAGATCGAGAAACTCACCGGTCTGCCGGGTACCGCCGGTATCTTCAACTTTTCACCGGAAGATCACAACGGTCTCGATCTGGACTCGTTCGAGATGGTGACCGTCAAGGACGGGGCCTTCGTGCCGTACGAGAAACCGTGATGAACGGTAGGCGCGACGGAGCCCTCGTTTCTCAATCGCCCGTGTCGTGTGGGGTCGGCTGCTCTCAGTCTCACGCCTTGCCCGGGTGCGAGGCCGGGTCGGATTGATCGATGACGCTCGAACTTTTCATCCAATACCTGTTTGCCGGAATCACCTACGGCTCGATCTATGCGATCGTTGCCATCGGCTTTAACATCATCTACAACACCACCGGTATCATCAATTTCGCCCAGGGCGAATTTGTCATGCTCGGCGGCATGATCTCCATCTCCCTGCTGCCGCTCGTGCCGTTACCGCTCGCCGTTGCGATTGCGGTGCTCGTTACCATGGTCTACGGGGCCTTGTTGGAAATGTGTTTCATTCGCTGGCTGGACAGCCCCGGCGTCCTGCGGATGATCATCATCACCATCGGCTTGTCCATCCTCACCCGCGAAATCGCCCTGCATATCTGGGGAGAGTCGGTCCGGTCGCTGCCTTACTTCGTCGGCAACGAGATCAGCACCGTCAGCGTCCTGGGGGCGCGAGTCTCGCCGCAGGTGTTCTGGGTCATTGGGGCTTGTGCCCTGATGGTGCTGTTTCTCAGCGTTTTTTTTCAGTCCACCTCGGTCGGCCGGCAGATGCGTGCCTGTGCCGCCAACCGCAAGGCGGCGATCCTCTGCGGTATCTCCACCCGCAATATGGTCACCCTCTCCTTTGTTCTGAGCGCCGGCATCGGTGCCTTGGCCGGTTGCGTCATGTCGCCGATCACCTCCACCGCCTACGATAACGGCACCGGGCTGGCCATCAAGGGATTTACCGTGGCCATCCTCGGCGGCCTGGGCAACTCGGCGGCGGCGGTAGCCGCCGGCCTGCTGCTCGGGATCATCGAGGCCTTTTCGGTATCGGTGGTGCCGCTGGCCTTTCAGGACGCGATCGCTATCACTATCCTGTTGCTGATCATGTTCGTCCGTCCGCATGGCCTCTTCGGTTCTGGTGCGGCGGCCGGGTTGAAGGAGTTCTAGTATGAAGCGGTTCCTCAACCTGGTGCCCCTGATCGCGCTGGTGGTCGTCGTGCCGTGGCTCACCGAACTGACCGACACCAAGTACTACCTGACCCAGTTGACCATGGCAGCGTATTATTCGCTGCTCATCATCGGTCTGTGCGTATTGATGGGCTATACCGGCCAGATCTCAATGGGCCACGCCGGGTTTTTCGCCATCGGCGGCTATCTGTCGGCAGCGCTGACCACCAGGAACCTGGCTGATTTTCAGGAGCGGTTTTGGTTCCAGCTTATCGACGGTGCCGGCCTGTTGGTCAGCGGGCAGGATATCTACGGCGGCGAATTGGTGACGGTGGCGCCCTGGGCCGCCTGTCTGGCGGCGGTGGCAACCGCCGCCCTGATCGCCTGGCTGCTGGGGATCCCGGTGCTCAAGTTGAAAGGCCATTATCTGGCCATGGCGACGCTGGGGTTCGGCATCATCATCTACCGGATCGCTCTGGCCAGCGAGTATTTCGGGGAGGCGGACGGGATCTCCGAGGTTCCCGCCTTCCTACTGCCTTTCGGACTGGAGGTAAGCGGCGGGTTCGGCGTGCGGGTGGAGAACTATTACATCGCCTGGGGCATGCTGCTGCTCGGGATGATCTTGCTGAAGAACCTGATCGACAGCCGGGTCGGCCGGGCCCTGCGCTCCATTCACGGTTCCCCGGAAGCGGCCGAGTCGATGGGTGTCGATACGGCCCGCAGCAAATTGCAGGTCTTCGTCCTCAGTGCGGTTTTTGCCGCCGTGGCGGGGGTTTTCTTGACCCACTACAACGGTGGCATCGGCCCATCCGAGGCGGGGGTGATGAAATCGGTGCGTTACGTGGCCATCGTCGCCGTCGGCGGCATGGCCAATCTCTGGGGTGCCCTGATCATGGGCATCGTCCTCAACTTCCTGTCGCTGCGCGGGGTCTTCGGATCCTATGATGACGCGGTGTTCGGCCTCATCCTTATCGGCATCATGCTCTTTGCCCCCAATGGGATTCTCAGCCTCCAGTGGAGGGCCATGCTGGCGCCGCTGCGGCGGCGCCGCACCGATCCGGCCGAGGGGGGGCGCACCTGATGGCTCTGCTCGATGTGGCCCATTTGGGCAAGACCTTCGGCGGCCTGCAGGCGGTCAGCGATGTCTCGTTCACGGTGGATTCGAAAAAAATCAAGGCGGTCATCGGACCCAACGGGGCCGGCAAGACGACGCTGTTCAACCTGATCACCGGAACCTTGGCACCGTCGGCCGGATCGGTGCAGTTCAACGGCCGTGACATCACCGGCTGGAAGCCGCACCGGATAGCGGCCCGAGGGGTGGCCCGAACCTTCCAGAACATCAAGTTGTTCGCCGGCATGAGCGTGTTGGAAAACGTCATGGTCGGCCGTCATGTTCGCAGCCATGGCGGCTTCCTCGCTTCGATGCTGCGCCTGCCTTGGATCGGTGCCGAGGAACGGACCATTCGCCGAGACGCCATGGAACGGCTGGAACTCCTGGGTATCGACCATCTGGCCGAGGCTGATGCCACCAGCCTGGCCTTCGGCCAGCAACGGGCCGTGGAATTGGCCCGGGCGCTGGCCCTGGAGCCGGAACTGCTGCTGCTCGACGAACCGGCGGCCGGACTGAACATTTATGAAACAGCGGAAATCGGCCGCCTGATCGCCTCGATTCGAGCCGAACTCGGGATCACCGTGCTGCTGGTCGAACACGATATGTCGTTGGTCATGGATATCTCTGACGAGATTGTCGTGCTCAGTTTCGGCAAAAAGATCGCCGAAGATGTGCCGGAGGCCATCCAGCGCAACGACGAGGTGATCAAGGTGTATCTCGGGGAATAGGGGGCCGCCATGCTGAAAATTCGCAACCTCGTTGCCGGTTATGGCAAACTCAAGGTCCTCAAGCAGATCTCCATGCATGTCAAGGCCGGGGAGATCGTCACTATCATCGGGGCCAACGGGGCCGGCAAGACGACGCTGCTGACCACCGTTGCCGGGCTGATTCGGGCCGCCTCCGGCGATATCGAGTTTCGCGACCAGCCCATCACCTCGCTGCCGGCCCAGAAGATCCCGGCACTTGGTTGTGTCATGGTGCCAGAGGGGCGACAGGTCTTCGCCCCCTTGTCGGTCGAGGAAAACCTGATTCTCGGCGGCCATGTGCTGCGCCGGGAAGGGCGACAGGCGCTGACCGAGCAGCTGGCTCATCAATATGAGCTGTTTCCGATTCTCAAACAGCGGCGCAGCCAATATGCCGGAACGCTTTCCGGCGGCGAGCAACAGATGCTGGCCATGGCCCGGGCTTTGATGTCGCGCCCGTCGCTGATCATGATGGATGAACCGTCGACCGGCCTGGCGCCGCTGATCGTGCAGGAGATCTTTCGGGTTATCGTGCGCTTGCGCGAGGAAGGCAAGACGGTGTTACTGGTTGAACAAAATGCCAAGGCGGCCCTGGGGATCGCCGACCGGGGCTATGTCCTGGAGACCGGTAAGGTTATCCTCCAAGGCTCAGCCCAGGATCTGCTGGCCAATCGTGACGTGCAGCGGGCCTACCTCGGCCGGGAACGAATTGGTTGACGCCCGGCGCCGGCATGATGCCCGGGCCGGAACATGATAGATGGAGTGAGATGATGTACTGGGAAGAAGAAAGAGAATGCATGAGCCGGGAAGACCTGGAGCAGTTGCAGTTGGAGCGGTTGCAGGCGACCCTCTATCGGGTGGGGACCCATGTTCCGTTCTATCGGAACAAGTTTTTCGAGATGAAGCTCGATTACGAGTCCTTCGGCTCACTCGACGATCTGCGCCGCTTGCCGTTTACCACCAAACAGGACTTGCGGGACAATTATCCCTACGGCCTGTTTGCCGTGCCGCTGCGCGATGTGGTCCGAATTCACTCGTCGTCGGGAACCACCGGCATGGCGACGGTGGTCGGCTACACCGGCAACGATATCCGCACCTGGTCCAACCTGGTGGCGCGGATCTTGACCGCGGCCGGGGTGACCAAGGACGACGTGATCCAGATTGCCTTCGGCTACGGGCTGTTCACCGGTGGATTCGGCCTGCACTACGGCGCCGAGCGGATCGGTGCCTCGGTGATCCCGATTTCGGCCGGCAATACCCGGCGGCAGATCCAGATCATGCAGGATTTCAAGACCACGGCTCTGGTCTGCACGCCGTCCTATGCTTTGAAGATGGCCGATGTGATGATGGACATGGGCATCAACCCCAGCGGCTTGTCCCTGAAATACGGACTGTTCGGCGCCGAGCCGTGGTCCGAACGGATGCGGCGGCAGATCAACGAACGACTCAACATCATCGCCACCGACAACTACGGGCTCTCCGAGGTGATGGGTCCCGGTGTGGCCGGAGAATGTTTGGAGTGCAACGGCCTGCACGTCAACGAGGACCATTTTCTCGTGGAGATCCTCGATCCCAAAACCTTGGAGCCGGTGGCGCCCGGCGAGACCGGCGAACTGGTGATCACCACGTTGACCAAGGAGGCCTTTCCGGTGATCCGTTACCGGACCCGGGATTTGACCCGGTTTCTGCTCGAGCCGTGTCCCTGCGGTCGCACCATGCGGCGCATTCAGCGCATCACCGGGCGGACCGATGATATGCTGATCATCAAGGGGGTCAACGTCTTCCCCACCCAGATCGAATCCATCCTCTTCGATATCGAAGGGACCCAGCCACACTACAACCTGGTGATCGATCGGGTCCAGAACGAAGACCGCCTGACGGTCCTGGTCGAAGTGGTGGAATCGCTGTTTTTCGATGAAATGAAAAAACAGCGGCTGGTGATCGAACAGATCAAGAAACGGCTGGCTTCGGAACTGGGGGTGGGCGTCGAGGTCAAACTGGTCGAGGAGCGCAGCCTGGAACGGTTCAACGGCAAGGGCAATCGGATTTTCGATAAACGGCGGTTGTGATGGGTTGCTGGTGATGAAGCGCACACGCAGTTACGACCGGCCGGCCGATGGGTTGCGTCCGTTTCGGGTGCAGTCGGACATTCAACCGCAGGCTTACGCCTCGCTGCTCATCAGTACCGGAAAGACGCAGGTGATCTGCGCGGTCAGCCTGGAGGAGAAGGTTCCACCATTTCTTGAAGCGGCTGGCAAGGGATGGATCACCGCCGAATACGGCATGCTGCCCGGCGCCACCTCGTCGCGCAATCGGCGGGAGGATGGCGGCCGTTCCGGCCGGAGTATGGAGATCCAGCGGTTGATCGGCCGCAGTCTGCGGCAGATGGTGGATTTGCCTGCGATTGATGGGTACACGCTCCGAGTGGATTGCGATGTGCTCAACGCCGACGGGGGCACCCGTACCGCCGCCATCACCGGGGCGGCCCTGGCGGTTCGGGCGGCACTGCTACGGATGGTGGGTGAGCAGCGGTTGCCGGTGCTGCCGCCGCTCCGTCCGGTGGCAGCGGTCTCGGTCGGCCTGGTCGACGCGGTGGTGCTGCTCGATCTTGATTATGCCGAGGACTCGCAAGCCGAAGCGGATGGAAACTTTGTCATGGCCGACGGGGCTTGGGTTGAACTGCAGGTATCGGCCGAAGGCCGCCCGGTGGGAGACGACGAACTGCTGTTGATGAAGGATTATGCCAAGAAGGGGATAGCATCGTTACTCAGCCTGTGGCGCGCTGCCACCGATCCGGCGCCCGGGTACTGATGAAGGGAGAAGCATGAGACGAAAGCAATGTGAAATCAGCGAACGAGCCGTTATCGATCGTATTCTGGAGCGGGCGACCATCGGTCGCCTGGCCACGGTCGGGGCTGACGGATATCCCTACATCACCCCGGTCAATTATGTCTATCTGGACGGGGCGATTTATTTCCATTGTGCCCGGGCCGGGGAGAAATTGGCAAACATCGAGCGCGATCCCCGGGTCTGTTTTACCGTCGATATTCCCCTTGCCTATCTCGATCTCGACTATTATGGTGATGACCCTCAGCCATGCTTGGTGCATCAGTTTTACCATTGTGTCATCATCCGCGGCCAGGCTGAATGTGTCCAGCAGATGGATGAAAAGGTGCGGGCATTGAATCGCCTGGTCGCCGCCCACGAGCCGGCCGGCCGGCAGTTCCCGCTGATCACCGAGGCGACCCCAGCCGTCTCCCAGTGTCAGGTGGTGGCCATTCGAATCGAGTCGATCAGCGGCAAGAGTGATCTGGCGCAGAAAAAAGATGAG encodes the following:
- a CDS encoding phenylacetate--CoA ligase family protein; translated protein: MYWEEERECMSREDLEQLQLERLQATLYRVGTHVPFYRNKFFEMKLDYESFGSLDDLRRLPFTTKQDLRDNYPYGLFAVPLRDVVRIHSSSGTTGMATVVGYTGNDIRTWSNLVARILTAAGVTKDDVIQIAFGYGLFTGGFGLHYGAERIGASVIPISAGNTRRQIQIMQDFKTTALVCTPSYALKMADVMMDMGINPSGLSLKYGLFGAEPWSERMRRQINERLNIIATDNYGLSEVMGPGVAGECLECNGLHVNEDHFLVEILDPKTLEPVAPGETGELVITTLTKEAFPVIRYRTRDLTRFLLEPCPCGRTMRRIQRITGRTDDMLIIKGVNVFPTQIESILFDIEGTQPHYNLVIDRVQNEDRLTVLVEVVESLFFDEMKKQRLVIEQIKKRLASELGVGVEVKLVEERSLERFNGKGNRIFDKRRL
- the rph gene encoding ribonuclease PH, which codes for MKRTRSYDRPADGLRPFRVQSDIQPQAYASLLISTGKTQVICAVSLEEKVPPFLEAAGKGWITAEYGMLPGATSSRNRREDGGRSGRSMEIQRLIGRSLRQMVDLPAIDGYTLRVDCDVLNADGGTRTAAITGAALAVRAALLRMVGEQRLPVLPPLRPVAAVSVGLVDAVVLLDLDYAEDSQAEADGNFVMADGAWVELQVSAEGRPVGDDELLLMKDYAKKGIASLLSLWRAATDPAPGY
- a CDS encoding branched-chain amino acid ABC transporter permease; this translates as MKRFLNLVPLIALVVVVPWLTELTDTKYYLTQLTMAAYYSLLIIGLCVLMGYTGQISMGHAGFFAIGGYLSAALTTRNLADFQERFWFQLIDGAGLLVSGQDIYGGELVTVAPWAACLAAVATAALIAWLLGIPVLKLKGHYLAMATLGFGIIIYRIALASEYFGEADGISEVPAFLLPFGLEVSGGFGVRVENYYIAWGMLLLGMILLKNLIDSRVGRALRSIHGSPEAAESMGVDTARSKLQVFVLSAVFAAVAGVFLTHYNGGIGPSEAGVMKSVRYVAIVAVGGMANLWGALIMGIVLNFLSLRGVFGSYDDAVFGLILIGIMLFAPNGILSLQWRAMLAPLRRRRTDPAEGGRT
- a CDS encoding branched-chain amino acid ABC transporter permease; its protein translation is MTLELFIQYLFAGITYGSIYAIVAIGFNIIYNTTGIINFAQGEFVMLGGMISISLLPLVPLPLAVAIAVLVTMVYGALLEMCFIRWLDSPGVLRMIIITIGLSILTREIALHIWGESVRSLPYFVGNEISTVSVLGARVSPQVFWVIGACALMVLFLSVFFQSTSVGRQMRACAANRKAAILCGISTRNMVTLSFVLSAGIGALAGCVMSPITSTAYDNGTGLAIKGFTVAILGGLGNSAAAVAAGLLLGIIEAFSVSVVPLAFQDAIAITILLLIMFVRPHGLFGSGAAAGLKEF
- a CDS encoding ABC transporter ATP-binding protein — encoded protein: MALLDVAHLGKTFGGLQAVSDVSFTVDSKKIKAVIGPNGAGKTTLFNLITGTLAPSAGSVQFNGRDITGWKPHRIAARGVARTFQNIKLFAGMSVLENVMVGRHVRSHGGFLASMLRLPWIGAEERTIRRDAMERLELLGIDHLAEADATSLAFGQQRAVELARALALEPELLLLDEPAAGLNIYETAEIGRLIASIRAELGITVLLVEHDMSLVMDISDEIVVLSFGKKIAEDVPEAIQRNDEVIKVYLGE
- a CDS encoding ACT domain-containing protein, giving the protein MRVQQIAVFLENKSGRLAEITSILAENGINIRALSVADTADFGILRLIVDKVDLAEQALRAGGFTVGKTNVIAVEVPDRTGGLASVLKSIKEASLNVEYMYAFVNKTGENAVLIFRFEEMDRAIETLLKDGFTILESQQIYNL
- a CDS encoding ABC transporter substrate-binding protein, which codes for MKGYRLIWVVVILGLLGAPAVMAETLKVGAILAVTGPAAFLGGPEARTIEMLADEVNQAGGINGHKLELIIKDSGGSPEKAISFAKQLIEEERVVAVLGPSTSGESMAVKKIFEESQTPLLSCAAAEVIVNPVGRYVFKTPQSDSFAVKRIFMTMQDLGISKIAVLAGNTGFGKAGKEQLLAIAPTMGVEVVEEEVYDKDANDLSAVIAKLKANKDVQAVVNWSIVPAQAIVAKNMRQAGWDVPLFQSHGFGNIKYVEAAGAAAEGIIFPAGRLLIADKLPADHPQKELLTTYKADYESRYQEQASTFGGHAYDAFIILKAAIVNGGTDQESIRDEIEKLTGLPGTAGIFNFSPEDHNGLDLDSFEMVTVKDGAFVPYEKP
- a CDS encoding ABC transporter ATP-binding protein, which produces MLKIRNLVAGYGKLKVLKQISMHVKAGEIVTIIGANGAGKTTLLTTVAGLIRAASGDIEFRDQPITSLPAQKIPALGCVMVPEGRQVFAPLSVEENLILGGHVLRREGRQALTEQLAHQYELFPILKQRRSQYAGTLSGGEQQMLAMARALMSRPSLIMMDEPSTGLAPLIVQEIFRVIVRLREEGKTVLLVEQNAKAALGIADRGYVLETGKVILQGSAQDLLANRDVQRAYLGRERIG
- a CDS encoding phenylacetate--CoA ligase family protein is translated as MSTIYWEEEVETLPRAGLESIQLKRLQRLVARVYGKVAPYRQKMDAVGIKPQDIRCLADLSKLPFTVKEDLRANYPFGLFTVPLDEVVRVHASSGTTGKPTVVGYTKKDIDTWASLMARALACAGATSGDMVHNAYGYGLFTGGLGAHYGAEKLGATVIPVSGGNTKRQITIMKDFGSTVLLSTPSYALNLAETMDEMGIDPQELSLRVGIFGAEPWSENMREEVERKLNLKAVDIYGLSEVIGPGVAMECLQTTKGMHIFEDHFLPEIIDPATGEVLPPGQQGELVFTTLTKEAFPIIRYRTKDISSLCYDTCECGRTLVRMGKVTGRTDDMLIIRGVNVFPSQVEHVLVGIEGVEPHYQIVVEREGSMDTMTVEVEISDRIFSDEVKQIEQLTHRITADIKDILGVTCRVKLVNPRAIQRSEGKAQRVIDKRKI
- a CDS encoding pyridoxamine 5'-phosphate oxidase family protein translates to MRRKQCEISERAVIDRILERATIGRLATVGADGYPYITPVNYVYLDGAIYFHCARAGEKLANIERDPRVCFTVDIPLAYLDLDYYGDDPQPCLVHQFYHCVIIRGQAECVQQMDEKVRALNRLVAAHEPAGRQFPLITEATPAVSQCQVVAIRIESISGKSDLAQKKDEATRQRLSRYLHQRNHPGDAEAARLLAGAE